Proteins encoded by one window of Flavobacterium sp. N502540:
- the rplU gene encoding 50S ribosomal protein L21: MYAIVEIAGQQFKVSKDLKVYVHRLANEEGSKVSFDKVLLLDDNGNVTLGAPAIEGASVEAKVLQHLKGDKVIVFKKKRRKGYKKRNGHRQYLTQIVIEGITAAGGTKKAAAKKAVVAEEVSAEAEAPKAKKAAPKAKKEATKE; this comes from the coding sequence ATGTATGCAATCGTAGAGATAGCAGGGCAACAATTTAAAGTAAGCAAAGACTTAAAGGTTTATGTTCACCGTTTGGCTAACGAAGAAGGTTCAAAAGTTTCTTTTGACAAAGTTCTTTTATTAGACGATAATGGAAATGTAACTTTAGGCGCCCCAGCTATAGAAGGTGCTTCAGTAGAAGCTAAAGTGTTACAACACTTAAAAGGAGACAAAGTTATCGTTTTCAAAAAGAAAAGAAGAAAAGGATACAAAAAGAGAAATGGTCACAGACAATATCTTACTCAAATTGTAATTGAAGGTATTACTGCAGCTGGTGGAACTAAAAAAGCAGCAGCTAAAAAAGCGGTTGTAGCTGAAGAAGTATCTGCTGAAGCAGAAGCTCCAAAAGCAAAAAAAGCAGCTCCAAAAGCAAAAAAAGAAGCTACTAAAGAATAA
- the rpmA gene encoding 50S ribosomal protein L27 gives MAHKKGVGSSKNGRESESKRLGVKIFGGQAAIAGNIIVRQRGSKHNPGENVYISKDHTLHARVAGVVKFQKKKDNKSYVSILPFEA, from the coding sequence ATGGCTCACAAGAAAGGTGTCGGTAGTTCGAAGAATGGTAGAGAATCAGAATCAAAACGTCTAGGCGTTAAGATTTTTGGTGGTCAAGCTGCTATTGCTGGGAACATCATCGTTAGACAAAGAGGTTCAAAACACAATCCAGGTGAAAATGTTTACATCAGTAAAGATCACACACTACACGCAAGAGTAGCAGGAGTTGTTAAGTTCCAAAAGAAAAAAGATAACAAATCTTATGTATCTATCCTTCCATTCGAAGCATAA
- a CDS encoding serine hydrolase domain-containing protein, giving the protein MTKHFLLLALLFCNGIVSAQNNNLFKPDEITTELHKNNIGKVTFMKGNIPLEQYKESDILKSFELTYKSDLNIRVFMNNSVINYLHQLNPELSADQLLTTGNLQFAFYIDNKLLYTENLNYGCSFGSAGSKNTSTTFRVPLTSTKKEDWWSIYLWERFKLNGGEKALTNGKHKLKIEIRPYLKSDKNNEIKTGDLIAKGEVQLILKAPKLTAKQIEVQPIQPNSDWEVSNFTFDKKKIEKLNAAIASYNLKEITSIVVVYDKKLLLEEYFNESNRNTLHDTRSAGKSFASTLVGIAINDGYLKNENQTLDQFYDLKSFANYDSKKDNVKIKDLLTMSAAFEGSDQNSDSPGNEENMYPSDNWVKFTLDLPMDKSKTNGGQWDYFTAGVVLLGDIIHKSVPDGLEKYADEKLFKPLNITHYQWQYTPQKVANTAGSLQMTSLDYAKYAQLYQNNGLWKDKQILTADWVQKTLTHQIQIPERQNEFYGYLFWNKTFTFKNTPYETYYCAGNGGNEFMIFKNLPLVVIITSKAYNKPYGHAQANTIVQDYILPAILSNKQK; this is encoded by the coding sequence ATGACAAAACACTTTCTTTTACTTGCCCTGCTATTTTGCAACGGCATAGTTTCGGCACAAAACAATAATCTGTTCAAACCCGATGAGATTACAACCGAACTGCATAAAAACAACATTGGTAAAGTTACTTTTATGAAGGGCAACATTCCTCTGGAGCAGTATAAAGAATCTGATATTCTGAAATCTTTTGAGCTAACCTACAAATCTGATCTGAACATCAGAGTTTTTATGAACAACTCCGTCATCAACTACCTGCACCAATTAAATCCTGAATTATCCGCAGATCAACTTTTAACAACCGGAAACCTTCAGTTTGCCTTTTACATCGATAATAAACTCCTCTACACCGAAAACCTTAACTACGGATGCAGTTTTGGATCAGCAGGCAGTAAAAACACTTCGACAACCTTTAGAGTCCCTTTAACCAGTACTAAAAAAGAAGACTGGTGGTCTATTTATTTATGGGAAAGATTCAAACTTAATGGCGGAGAAAAAGCCCTAACCAACGGCAAGCACAAACTAAAAATAGAAATTCGCCCTTACCTTAAATCCGATAAAAATAATGAGATTAAAACTGGCGATTTAATTGCAAAGGGAGAAGTTCAGCTTATCCTAAAAGCTCCAAAGCTAACCGCCAAACAAATCGAAGTTCAGCCTATCCAACCTAACAGTGACTGGGAAGTTTCGAATTTTACTTTTGACAAGAAGAAAATTGAAAAACTCAATGCTGCTATTGCCAGCTACAATTTGAAGGAAATCACAAGTATCGTTGTCGTCTACGATAAAAAACTACTGCTTGAAGAATATTTTAATGAATCTAACAGAAACACATTGCACGACACCCGATCGGCAGGAAAATCTTTTGCATCAACCTTAGTCGGAATTGCCATAAACGACGGCTATCTTAAAAACGAAAATCAGACATTAGACCAATTCTATGATTTAAAGAGTTTTGCAAATTACGATTCCAAAAAAGACAATGTAAAAATAAAAGATTTACTCACCATGAGTGCTGCTTTTGAAGGATCCGATCAAAATAGTGATTCTCCCGGGAACGAAGAAAACATGTATCCTAGCGATAATTGGGTAAAATTCACTTTAGACTTACCTATGGACAAATCCAAAACCAATGGCGGTCAATGGGATTATTTTACAGCCGGAGTTGTTTTATTAGGCGATATAATCCATAAATCCGTTCCGGACGGATTAGAAAAATATGCCGATGAAAAACTTTTTAAGCCTTTAAACATTACTCATTACCAATGGCAATATACTCCTCAAAAAGTAGCGAATACCGCCGGAAGCCTTCAAATGACTTCTCTGGATTACGCAAAATATGCACAGTTGTATCAAAATAACGGTCTCTGGAAGGACAAACAAATCTTAACTGCCGATTGGGTTCAAAAAACCCTTACGCACCAAATTCAAATTCCGGAAAGACAAAATGAATTCTATGGTTACTTATTTTGGAACAAAACTTTCACTTTTAAAAATACTCCTTACGAAACCTATTATTGCGCTGGTAATGGAGGAAATGAGTTTATGATTTTCAAAAATCTTCCGCTTGTAGTAATCATTACCTCAAAAGCATACAACAAACCTTATGGGCACGCACAAGCTAATACCATTGTACAAGATTATATTTTACCCGCAATACTATCAAATAAACAAAAGTAG
- a CDS encoding helix-turn-helix domain-containing protein, translating to MKQSKKGEFYGQTNKTISLEGITLTDTVYTHPTVDWHYHEHAYFTFILQGNVIEGNKKEIYNCAPGSLLFHNWQEPHYNIKPEGFTRGFHLEIEKKWFDDLTLNSNNLQGSTTVLNPDIKLLMYKIFRATKIDDFHFDLSTQTLLIEILSKLNGDFESIKHKNPKWVTMIDEILHDQLTETITLDYLSKILGIHPIHLSRDFSKYFHCNLGEYMRKLKVEKALSLIALQSKSLTEIAYECGFSDQSHLTRSFREINGLNPSEHKKILFQK from the coding sequence ATGAAACAATCTAAAAAAGGAGAGTTTTACGGCCAGACCAACAAAACGATTTCTCTTGAAGGAATAACGTTGACTGATACCGTATATACACACCCTACAGTAGACTGGCATTATCATGAGCATGCTTATTTTACCTTTATCCTGCAGGGCAATGTAATTGAAGGGAATAAAAAAGAGATTTACAATTGCGCTCCTGGAAGCCTCTTGTTTCATAACTGGCAAGAACCTCACTACAACATTAAACCGGAAGGCTTTACCAGAGGTTTTCATCTTGAAATTGAAAAAAAATGGTTTGACGACCTCACCTTAAACAGCAACAACCTCCAAGGAAGCACAACTGTCTTAAACCCCGACATCAAACTTTTGATGTATAAAATTTTCAGAGCGACTAAAATTGATGATTTTCATTTTGACCTTTCTACACAAACCCTGTTAATTGAAATCTTATCAAAACTAAATGGTGATTTTGAATCCATCAAACATAAAAATCCGAAATGGGTCACAATGATTGATGAAATCCTTCACGATCAGCTTACCGAAACCATTACACTTGATTATTTATCTAAAATATTAGGCATTCACCCTATTCACCTTTCAAGAGATTTTTCAAAGTATTTTCATTGCAACCTGGGAGAGTACATGCGAAAATTAAAAGTAGAAAAAGCACTCTCACTCATTGCCCTTCAAAGCAAGTCCTTAACCGAAATCGCGTACGAATGTGGCTTCTCTGACCAAAGTCACCTGACCCGATCCTTTAGAGAAATTAACGGTCTGAATCCTTCCGAACACAAAAAAATACTGTTCCAAAAATGA
- a CDS encoding AsmA-like C-terminal region-containing protein, translated as MSTNKIKTILLKTAKYLGITFVVIIGLLFLTPIIFEDQIKEQIKKTANEKLSAELNYSDVSVSFFQHFPSLTLTLSDLHLNGSAPYTKEKFITAKEVSFGINVASLVFSKEVKIDQIYLSDSFINVKVNEEGEANYNIYKSNSQTETPKDSTETALKLERIEILNSKIVYDDKSTKIHFDAFGFDYLGKGDLNKAVFDLYSKAKIEKLNIVYENEPYLMNKKVNADLITKVNVNSLSFYFQQNNLKINDLVVDFIGKFDFLKDGYNMDFVIKSDNSDLHDVFTAFPPKYITWLSKTELKGNTNLLLTLKGDYIAAQNIAPDLNLDVKIDSGFVNYNKSAFPVSNLNLEIKTKVPSLNPDLLIVDAKNLSLNIKQDYLKSKFYVKGINTPDINADFKAKIDLGKLMQALGIPNIVLKGNLAGDVKANGKFDLKNKLLPVTNGTIDLVNGYLKTPYYPNPITDITIKSKIENPKGTFGDLKINLKPAQFTFEGKPVFVEADLSNFNDLAYNIKAKGELDVNKIYKVFSQQGLDLDGFVKADLVLKGKQSDAEKGNYRKLYNKGTLELRNIGITSEYLPKKFIIKEGIFKINQDKMSFNNFLAAYGQSDFRLNGYLQNVFNYATTNTGVLKGSFKSTSRYINVDEFMSSTTTNTAATATTTETKPQAQPAQTGVIIIPANLNLQFTANAQKVNFDKLNLLNAVGNLSMNKGKLNMQNTGFNLIGCDVSMNANYQAITPKKANFDYAIKASDFDIKKAYNEIEVFRKMASAAEKAQGIVSLDYQLKGRLNSKMEPVYPSLAGGGTLSIKDVKVRGLKMFSAVSKQTNTESIKNPDLSKVDIKTTIKNNIMTVERFKFKFAGFRPRIEGTTSLDGKLNLKMRLGLPPLGIFGIPLTITGTQDNPKIKVGRKSQNLEETKDTEE; from the coding sequence ATGTCTACAAATAAAATAAAGACCATTTTACTAAAAACGGCCAAATACCTTGGGATTACCTTTGTTGTCATTATAGGACTACTATTCCTTACTCCCATTATTTTTGAAGATCAAATCAAGGAACAAATTAAAAAAACCGCTAACGAAAAGCTGAGTGCAGAATTGAATTATTCTGATGTTTCGGTTTCGTTTTTTCAACATTTCCCCTCGCTTACTTTAACCTTAAGCGATTTACACCTTAACGGATCAGCTCCTTATACAAAAGAAAAATTCATCACTGCAAAAGAAGTTTCTTTTGGTATCAATGTAGCCAGTCTGGTTTTCAGCAAAGAGGTAAAAATCGATCAGATTTATTTGTCAGATTCCTTTATCAATGTAAAAGTAAATGAAGAAGGAGAAGCCAATTACAATATTTACAAGTCGAATTCTCAGACTGAAACTCCTAAAGACAGTACTGAAACCGCTTTAAAACTGGAACGAATTGAAATCTTAAACAGTAAAATTGTTTACGATGACAAATCAACCAAAATCCATTTTGATGCGTTCGGATTTGATTATTTAGGAAAAGGAGATTTGAACAAAGCCGTTTTCGATTTGTATTCGAAAGCAAAAATTGAAAAATTGAATATTGTTTATGAAAATGAACCTTATTTAATGAATAAAAAAGTGAACGCTGATCTGATTACAAAAGTCAACGTCAACTCCCTGTCTTTTTATTTCCAACAGAATAACCTTAAAATAAATGATCTTGTGGTCGACTTTATAGGGAAATTCGACTTCCTGAAAGACGGCTATAATATGGATTTTGTGATCAAATCAGACAACAGTGATTTACACGATGTTTTTACCGCCTTCCCTCCAAAATACATTACCTGGCTGTCGAAAACAGAATTAAAAGGGAATACCAACCTGCTTTTAACTTTAAAAGGAGACTATATTGCCGCACAGAACATTGCACCGGATCTTAATCTGGATGTAAAAATAGACAGCGGATTTGTCAATTATAACAAAAGTGCTTTTCCGGTTTCCAATTTAAATTTAGAAATCAAAACAAAAGTTCCGTCTTTAAATCCGGATCTGCTAATTGTTGATGCCAAAAATCTGTCTTTAAACATCAAGCAGGACTATCTGAAATCAAAATTCTACGTCAAAGGCATAAACACTCCGGATATTAATGCTGATTTTAAGGCCAAAATTGATCTTGGAAAATTAATGCAGGCACTTGGAATTCCGAATATCGTTTTAAAAGGAAATCTGGCAGGAGACGTAAAAGCTAATGGGAAATTTGACTTAAAAAACAAACTTCTTCCCGTTACCAACGGAACTATTGACTTGGTAAACGGTTACCTAAAAACACCTTATTACCCAAATCCGATCACAGACATCACCATCAAATCTAAGATTGAGAACCCTAAAGGGACTTTTGGTGATTTAAAAATAAACCTAAAACCTGCTCAGTTTACTTTTGAAGGAAAACCTGTTTTTGTAGAAGCCGATCTTAGCAATTTTAATGATTTGGCTTACAACATCAAAGCCAAAGGAGAACTGGACGTGAACAAAATCTACAAAGTTTTCTCTCAGCAAGGACTTGACCTGGACGGTTTCGTAAAAGCCGATTTGGTTTTAAAAGGAAAACAAAGCGATGCCGAGAAAGGAAATTATCGTAAGCTGTACAACAAAGGAACACTTGAACTTAGAAATATTGGAATAACTTCTGAATATCTTCCGAAGAAATTCATCATCAAAGAAGGTATTTTCAAAATCAATCAGGATAAAATGTCCTTCAATAACTTTTTGGCAGCCTACGGTCAATCTGACTTCAGGTTAAATGGTTACCTGCAGAACGTTTTCAATTATGCTACTACCAATACCGGTGTTTTAAAAGGCTCATTTAAATCGACTTCACGATATATCAATGTGGACGAATTTATGTCGAGTACTACAACAAATACTGCTGCTACAGCAACCACAACAGAGACCAAGCCTCAGGCTCAGCCAGCTCAAACCGGTGTAATTATTATTCCGGCCAATTTGAATCTGCAGTTTACAGCCAACGCTCAAAAAGTAAATTTTGACAAATTGAATCTTTTAAATGCTGTTGGAAATCTAAGCATGAACAAAGGCAAACTGAACATGCAGAATACCGGTTTCAATCTAATTGGCTGCGATGTTAGCATGAATGCTAATTATCAGGCAATAACTCCTAAAAAAGCCAATTTTGACTATGCGATTAAAGCCTCTGACTTTGACATCAAAAAAGCCTACAACGAAATTGAAGTTTTTAGAAAAATGGCAAGCGCTGCCGAAAAAGCACAAGGAATTGTTTCTTTAGACTACCAATTAAAAGGCCGTTTAAACAGTAAAATGGAACCGGTTTATCCATCGCTTGCAGGCGGAGGAACACTTTCGATAAAAGATGTAAAAGTTCGCGGATTGAAAATGTTTAGCGCAGTAAGCAAACAAACCAATACAGAGTCGATCAAAAATCCGGATCTGTCGAAGGTGGACATTAAAACTACCATCAAAAACAACATCATGACGGTAGAACGCTTTAAGTTTAAGTTTGCAGGCTTCCGTCCAAGAATCGAAGGTACCACAAGTCTGGACGGAAAACTAAACCTGAAAATGCGTCTGGGTCTTCCGCCGTTAGGAATTTTTGGAATTCCGTTAACCATTACCGGAACTCAGGATAATCCAAAAATAAAAGTGGGAAGAAAATCTCAAAATTTAGAAGAAACAAAAGATACTGAAGAATAA
- a CDS encoding tRNA-(ms[2]io[6]A)-hydroxylase, translated as MLGLKLATDPRWVNIVESNIEEILTDHAWCEQKAASNAISLVTYNSELEELVTEMLVIAREELEHLQMVHDIIKKRGLTLGRERKDHYVNELFKFMKKDGSRRDALCDRLLFSAMIEARSCERFKVLSENIKDEELAKFYRDLMISEAGHYTTFLGFARKYTDNIDIDKRWKEWIEFEGSIITNYGKSETVHG; from the coding sequence ATGTTAGGATTAAAATTAGCCACAGACCCACGCTGGGTAAATATAGTAGAATCAAATATCGAAGAGATTTTGACGGATCATGCGTGGTGCGAGCAAAAAGCAGCTTCAAATGCCATCAGCTTAGTGACTTACAATTCTGAACTGGAAGAATTGGTTACCGAAATGCTTGTAATCGCCAGAGAAGAGCTCGAGCACTTACAAATGGTGCATGATATTATCAAAAAAAGAGGCTTAACCTTAGGGCGTGAACGAAAAGATCACTATGTAAATGAGCTTTTTAAATTTATGAAAAAAGACGGAAGCCGCAGAGACGCTCTTTGCGACCGCCTGTTGTTTTCGGCTATGATAGAAGCCAGAAGCTGTGAGCGTTTTAAAGTACTTTCTGAAAACATAAAAGACGAAGAACTGGCTAAATTCTATCGTGACTTAATGATTTCAGAAGCCGGTCATTATACCACATTTTTAGGTTTTGCACGAAAATATACCGACAATATCGATATTGATAAACGCTGGAAAGAATGGATTGAATTTGAAGGTTCAATTATTACCAACTACGGAAAAAGTGAAACCGTACACGGATAA
- a CDS encoding glycosyltransferase: protein MNQVKKLLIIGSVWPEPNSSAAGGRMMQLISIFKQNEFDITFVSAALDSDFMVDLSEYGVAKKSIELNSASFDDFVKELNPQVVLFDRFMIEEQFGWRVSENCPEAIRILDTEDLHCLRAARQKAFKENRKFEVADLFSEEVAKREIASILRCDLSLIISTFEMDVLKDKFRISADLLLYLPFLTDSMSEDDLLKLPSFEERNKFVFIGNFFHEPNWNTVQYLREVIWPLIKKDFPTAVLEIYGAYPSQKVLQIHQPKNGFYIMGRAVDAVEIVKNARVVLAPIRFGAGLKGKLLEAMQCGTPSVTTAIGSEAMHANLPWNGFIEDDAAEFAIKAIKLYQDENLWKEAQKKGIAIINECYLKDRYSDGFMSVVNSLLMDSTSHRLHNFMGSLLQHHAYKSTMYMSKWIEAKNK from the coding sequence ATGAATCAAGTGAAAAAACTTTTAATTATCGGTTCCGTTTGGCCCGAGCCAAATTCGTCTGCTGCCGGAGGAAGAATGATGCAGTTAATTTCTATTTTTAAACAGAATGAATTTGACATCACATTCGTTAGTGCGGCATTAGACAGCGATTTTATGGTTGATTTGTCTGAGTATGGAGTAGCGAAAAAAAGCATTGAGCTCAATTCGGCCAGTTTTGATGATTTTGTAAAGGAACTAAATCCACAAGTTGTTCTTTTTGATCGTTTTATGATTGAGGAACAGTTTGGATGGCGAGTGTCAGAAAACTGTCCTGAAGCGATTCGGATTCTCGATACCGAAGATTTGCATTGTTTACGCGCTGCCAGACAAAAAGCTTTTAAAGAAAATCGAAAGTTTGAAGTGGCAGATCTTTTTTCTGAAGAAGTAGCAAAACGAGAAATTGCGAGTATTTTAAGATGTGATTTGTCTTTGATTATTTCGACGTTTGAAATGGATGTTCTAAAAGACAAGTTCAGAATCAGTGCCGATTTGCTTTTGTATCTTCCTTTTTTGACAGATTCGATGTCTGAAGATGATCTTTTGAAACTACCATCATTTGAAGAAAGGAATAAGTTTGTTTTTATTGGGAATTTCTTTCATGAGCCCAATTGGAATACGGTTCAGTATTTAAGAGAAGTAATTTGGCCTTTGATCAAAAAAGATTTTCCTACAGCTGTTTTGGAAATTTACGGCGCTTATCCGTCACAAAAGGTATTGCAGATCCATCAGCCTAAGAATGGATTTTATATCATGGGAAGGGCAGTGGATGCTGTCGAAATCGTCAAAAATGCGAGAGTTGTACTGGCGCCAATTCGTTTTGGAGCAGGTTTAAAAGGGAAATTGTTAGAAGCTATGCAATGCGGAACTCCAAGTGTGACCACTGCAATTGGTTCTGAAGCGATGCATGCTAATTTGCCCTGGAATGGTTTTATAGAAGATGATGCAGCTGAATTTGCTATAAAAGCGATTAAACTTTATCAGGATGAGAATCTTTGGAAGGAAGCTCAGAAAAAGGGAATTGCAATTATCAACGAGTGTTACTTGAAAGACAGGTATTCGGATGGATTCATGTCTGTGGTAAATTCATTGCTAATGGATTCTACAAGTCATCGTCTGCATAATTTTATGGGTAGTTTATTGCAGCATCATGCTTATAAAAGTACGATGTACATGTCAAAGTGGATTGAAGCGAAGAATAAGTAA
- a CDS encoding hydrolase/aminopeptidase: protein MKKITLVALFLAALACQKKEQTEKKTAVIDEHSYSKPELAVVKHLDLDIKVDFNTQTITGKASWQIDNISKGNEIIFDENTLNITKVTLGDEEKETKFKLGTDVEFHGKPLHITIEPNTTKVNIYYSTTKNAVALQWLTPEQTADKKKPFLFSQGESVWSRTWIPCQDSPSVRFTYNAKVTVPKDLIALMSAVNPQKKNDTGVYTFKQDKAIPSYLMAIAVGDLEFQSIDKRTGVYAEPSLLKKAAWEFAELGNMVGAAEKLYGPYRWGRYDVLVLPPSFPYGGMENPNLTFLTPGVIAGDRSLTSLLAHELGHSWSGNLVTNATWDDIWLNEGFTTYVEHRIGEAIFGKKEFEMQNVITNKELVDNVAEYGDTNPDTRLKVSLTGRNPDDGISQIPYVKGYAFLRVIENAVGREKFDPFIKNYFDSHAFQSITTEDFVKYIKENLIKDDKALADKIKLDEWIYKPGIPSNILPVSSPDFDAIDKIQKTWRETGVTGLSKKITTTAEKQHFIDHLPTDITVKEMEAIDKEFNFTKGGNFIIKRQWFVQAIEHQYKTANPAIEQFLIGISRTGSVMMLYKEMVKTPEGKVWAKQIFEKAKSGYHATTIQAVEGILK, encoded by the coding sequence ATGAAAAAAATAACTCTTGTAGCTTTATTCTTAGCAGCTCTCGCCTGCCAGAAGAAAGAACAAACTGAAAAAAAAACAGCTGTCATTGACGAACACAGCTATTCTAAACCTGAACTCGCCGTCGTTAAACACCTCGATCTTGACATTAAAGTCGATTTCAACACCCAAACCATCACCGGAAAAGCTTCCTGGCAAATTGACAACATCAGTAAAGGAAACGAAATTATCTTCGACGAAAACACCCTTAACATTACTAAAGTAACCTTAGGAGACGAAGAAAAAGAAACGAAATTCAAACTTGGCACCGACGTAGAATTTCACGGAAAACCACTTCACATTACCATCGAACCCAACACTACTAAAGTTAACATTTACTACAGCACTACTAAAAACGCTGTGGCGCTACAATGGCTAACTCCGGAGCAAACGGCAGACAAAAAGAAACCATTTCTTTTCTCTCAGGGCGAAAGTGTTTGGTCCCGTACCTGGATCCCATGTCAGGACTCACCGAGCGTTCGTTTTACGTACAATGCAAAAGTTACGGTTCCTAAAGATTTAATAGCCTTAATGAGCGCTGTTAATCCGCAAAAGAAAAATGACACCGGAGTTTACACCTTCAAACAAGACAAAGCAATTCCTTCTTATCTAATGGCTATCGCTGTTGGAGATCTTGAATTTCAATCTATCGACAAAAGAACCGGAGTTTACGCAGAACCTTCTTTGCTAAAAAAAGCAGCGTGGGAATTTGCCGAATTAGGCAACATGGTTGGTGCTGCCGAAAAACTATACGGACCATACCGTTGGGGACGTTACGACGTACTGGTTTTACCTCCAAGCTTTCCTTATGGCGGAATGGAAAACCCAAACTTAACTTTCCTTACTCCGGGCGTTATTGCCGGAGACCGCTCTCTAACAAGTCTTTTAGCACATGAATTAGGACACAGCTGGAGCGGAAATTTAGTAACTAATGCCACCTGGGATGATATTTGGTTAAACGAAGGATTTACGACTTACGTAGAACACAGAATTGGAGAAGCCATCTTTGGAAAGAAAGAATTTGAAATGCAAAACGTTATCACAAACAAAGAATTAGTCGATAATGTAGCTGAATACGGAGACACCAATCCGGACACAAGATTAAAAGTTAGTCTTACCGGAAGAAATCCTGATGATGGAATCAGTCAAATACCATACGTAAAAGGGTATGCATTTTTAAGAGTTATCGAGAATGCTGTTGGTCGTGAAAAATTCGATCCATTTATTAAAAATTATTTCGACTCACATGCTTTCCAATCGATCACAACGGAAGACTTCGTAAAATACATTAAAGAAAATCTTATTAAAGACGACAAAGCGCTGGCAGATAAAATAAAACTAGACGAATGGATTTACAAACCGGGAATTCCGTCAAACATCCTTCCGGTAAGTTCTCCTGATTTTGATGCGATTGATAAAATCCAAAAAACATGGAGAGAGACAGGCGTAACAGGCCTAAGTAAAAAAATTACAACAACTGCCGAAAAACAGCATTTTATAGATCATCTTCCAACTGATATTACAGTAAAAGAGATGGAAGCTATTGACAAAGAATTCAACTTTACAAAAGGTGGTAATTTCATTATCAAACGTCAGTGGTTTGTTCAGGCCATTGAACATCAATACAAAACAGCCAATCCTGCTATTGAGCAATTTCTAATTGGAATAAGCCGAACCGGATCTGTAATGATGTTATACAAAGAAATGGTTAAAACTCCTGAAGGAAAAGTGTGGGCTAAACAGATTTTCGAAAAAGCAAAATCAGGTTACCATGCGACAACTATTCAGGCTGTTGAAGGCATTTTGAAATAG